tgacattaatattacttttgtaaatgttatattatttttattttcttgaaggTTTTTTCCTATATTTGGAGTAATGTCGTGtcacattataataataacaatactAATCTttgatatgttaaaaatatttaaagaaaaaaaaacaaaaatatgacaaaaacacgagacatttttaaatatacattaacatgtttatagaaaaataaggaaaaaaaaaactaaagcaaaTCTATTTAACACAAAATgcctcttaatttttttttttaaaaaaataagaacaccgaataaatacaaaaaaatcgagaacaaaacaataattaatttttttttccattatgaCGAGTtaaccaaaataataatttgattccTCCATTAATTTTGTACAACAAGCCGAACCAATGATGAcgatgagttaaacaaaatagttaaaaacaAAGTTGTAtgaatgatgaagaaaaaacaGCGACAAGCAGAAGGGTCTCTCGTCCTCTTGGCAGCAACATGGTGCCAAAACGAAGGTTGTCGTGAGTGTGAAGTGTGAAATGTGAAGGAAGATGGTTTGTTAGgttggtgtgtgtgtgtgtgcacaGAACAGATGATGCTGTCACGTTGCAATAAAGAGGTTCCCAGAAGTTAGGGACCCATTGCCTTTGGACCCAATCGATAAACATCTACCCAGTTCTATTACACCTTCACACTCCAAAACAAACCTATGTTTTCCCGTTTCAAATCAAATCTTAATATCATGTTAGTGTGTTTCATTACATTTCACAACTCACGATACCATTGTCTTGTCATAATCTTTCAGAGCCCGACataaatctcatttttttcttcttataaaactatataatctCATAACATCTCCTGAAATCTTGTTTAGAACGTACGTTATCCCCACAAAACAACCAGTTCCTGAAGCAGACAACTTTAAATCTGATAGTTTTAATAATGTTTGCGCTTTCTCAAGGAGTTTACTATACTATAATCACTGTTtataaacaactttttttacgAATGCACAAGTTTTAAACTGTttgtttcttcatatgatttTGCTCTGGTGTGATATATAACAAATAACCGTCACagtaaaaaaaagtgagatttttACGTTTTGAAGTTAATGAACAAGGCTTAAAAAACTAAACTTTAGCAAGGAGAAGAATCGATTTGGATGCATGTTCTTTTGGGAAGCAATTAAAGTTGCTGACGTATTTGTTAAGCATGGGCTTCCTCTGCAAATTGAAAGagtattttattcttaaacgCCTAAGTATGGACACGGTTTGTGTTGGTTTTCGTAGTTGCTTTTAGTTTTTACTTGTCTTTGTGCTGTGATGGTTAGTTTTGAGATATTCTGTGCAACATGTTTGTGGAAACAAATGAAAACTCAACAAGGataaaaaatgaagtaaaacaATGAGAATTGCTGTCAAACCTGATGCAGGGTATGTTGTGAAATTTCGTAATCAAATGAGGTTGCTACTGACTGGCTAGTCACTACAGAGAATATATCATTTGAGGCTTGAAAATGTCGTTGGAATTCAACCGTGAGTCTAAGTACTAcgttataaatatgaaatactGTTATaccttaataacttttttaacaattttttgagaATAAACtatgtatcattattttattggtccGTATGTTTAAAATGGATCAATCATAAGCTAACATATAGactattgtaaaaaaattgttaaaaaatatttttcaaatatgaaagaTTCGTTAATCCATTATCTTAAGGTTTTGAATACATAGTGATATCAATTCCTTATATAATTGGATCCGGATGTTTTTGATATTTGTATCTCACGGTGAACCTTCTTCTTATAGACCTAACaaatttctacattttttttttcgttttgttttaaataattagagTGAATTTCTGTTAAATAAAGTATTCGTTCCTTTTGCTGTTACGGAATTCCTTGGTAGAATTTTCAAACTATTCGTAGATGAAAGTGCACGAGTCTAGCCCAACATGGGAAGTGGGAGGACCTCATTGATAACGATGATTAGTGCTTTGACAATTCTCAACATAGGGATCATAGAAGTTgtagtttttatgtttttctatttatattttaaaaaaatatctctaTTTAAATTCAGGTCTCTATGAGTAATAATTTCAGCACTGTATTCTTATCTGTTAGGATATATATGTATACTTCTGCTTCTATATTTAAATCCATGACTTGTATTTTACTTAAACATTACATTTTATAATGTGTATGACAACTAATAAGATGAGTATTAAAACGTGTTtagaattaataaaattgataaatacaGTGCATCTgtaataatatgatagaaaatAGTGAGATTAATTAGGAAAAGAGATTAGTATTGTGTTGCATAAATACCCTAGTTGTTGTAGTTAATTTGATGAAGCatgtaatattaaaattgaatgggATTGTGACTGGATGTTGTCTTTGCATAGGATGAATGTACTTAATGGCTGTGCTTTTGTATAAAATAACATTCATACTTTGCATAAGAAAACaaatgataaaagataaattagcAGAAAAATTAAGCAGAAAGGAGAGGTGGAGTCCACAATGATCAGCATCAAATGCTTATTGGGATTCGCACTGTTGCTGAATTCCAAGATCCACAACCATCCGttattatctttctttctttcttttcttttttttatatataattttatgtataaaacagaggaaaattatttgaaaaataaaactagattttcctttttttccctttctctgCTTCCCTGTTGGCGGAGCTCTAAGCCATCTCTTGTCTCTCTCGAGAGGGAAAGAGAGTGTGTGTGTGTCACAACGCAAAGCAGCGTACCCCGCAACCCAGAAAGAAAGTAGCAAATGCCAAATGGTAGTGCAGTGATAGCATTGTAGCGTAGTGTtagtgagagaaagagagagagagaaaaaaaggcACTACCGTCACCACAACCAACTAGGCTTCGGTCGGAAAGTTGCTACAAAAAAGGtatcactctctctctctctctatccaCTCCCTGTTGTTCTGTTACGACACGTCTGATTTGCTGTTATTAGGGCTTTTATCGTTTTCCTTTGCTTTGTAGCTCTATAATTGACTCTCTTCGAGATGAacctttcttctcttttctaaacACTGACTTGGGTTTGTCTGGGATTTCACTTCAGGTCTTGTCTTCTGGGTCACTCTTTACTTTTCTGGGATCTCCATTTCTGAGCTAAAGTCTGATTTTTTGGGGATTTTGATTGTGGGATTTCTGGTTGCTTCTTCTGGGGTGTCACCAAGTCGCCTTCATCAACTAAATATTGAACCTTTTCTGGGTATTTCGCCTCTGATTCCTGTTGGGTATTTCCTTTTTTGCTTTTAATATATATGGAATCTGAATGATTTTGATCTTAGAGGGTGCTCTGAATCGGTGAATTGGCGCTGTTGTTTTGGCTTGAAGATGGCTGTTGGTACTAGTTGTGGCTTAAGGTGATTTTTGGGGAAGTTGTTTGGTAAGAAAGGGGTAAGGATGGCGGCAGAGTCAAACGCTGGATTTCACAGTGAAGATATAGATTCTGTTTTTAACAGGCGGGCCATATCATTCCAGCCTGGTGTTGCTATTAACCGCCTGTCAGAGATGGTTCCAATGGGTAATTATTTTGGGCTAAGTAGTTCATCTGGGATGATATATTCTGGGAATTCAACCATCATTAACAGTAATCCTGTCATGAGTCAAGCCGGTAACCCATCAAGTTCTTCGCTTCTTCTCGATTCGGTTCCAGGATTGAAGCATGACACAGGTTTAGCTGTTGAGTGGTCTGTTGATGAGCAGTACAGATTGGAGGAAGGCCTTGCCAAGTAAGTTGTTTGTTTTGGCCAGGTCAGGTCTTTTTTAGCCTTTTATTTTACCCTGGTCATTATGGCTCCTCTGTGTTGCATTGGTCCACGGTAGCTCATTTTCAATTTACTTTCTCATGATGATAATAAATTCGAATCTTAGATGCccgtgattttttttttgtttgtcaGATGAAGCAATTGCTGTTGCCCCCCCTTTTTATCAGTGAAATAATCATGCTGTCTATCCCTAAGccatttcataaaatataaagcAAACACGCTGTCTTTCTTTGTATCTGTGAACTACAATCTTTATTTCTCtgataatgatattttcaatCTCCAAATgctgtttttattttgtttgacaCTTTAATTCCTAGTTAAAATGATgctaactatttttttctttgctaaTTGCTTACATTGTCTGGATGGAAGTAGAAATGGAGGGGGAATAAGTGCCCCCCCGTATCCCTGCTCTCCACTAGTACGGAATTTACAAGGGAGGGAAAAATACTAGAAGTTTGTGAATTGTGTTGACTAAATTATTCCAAATTTGACTACTCGGGCTTAATGGTTTTATTTGTTCACTGAAAGGGTATAGTAGTAATCTCATCTTCTAACCATCTATCAAAATCCTACCCCCTTCACTATTGAACCAATAAACCATTTATCTTTTCTCTAGAATTACATGGGTTGTAGTGGCTATGCTGAATTTGTTGTTGTGcgatatattttatgttaaagaGCTGGTATTCTCATTATGTAGTTTATATGTCCTGAGTTGTTTGTGATTCTTCTTCCGTTTTGCGACCAGATATGCTGATGAACCAAGTATCATGAGGTATATCAAAATTGCTGCCCTGTTGCCTGATAAAACTGTTCGAGATGTTGCTTTGAGGTGTAGATGGTTGACAGTAAGcactttttctttcaatagTTTCTCCAAGCTCCATTTTTTATTGCTGCCAATTATGTTACTTGTTTATACCAAActatagaagaagaaaaaaatttaatttgaaatcaCTTGAATATGTTGTGATTGATTACTTGAAAGTTGAACATGCATAGTGGAACTTCCTTTTCCCGATGCATTCAAAATTTAGTAATTTACTTGTCTTGTCGGTTCCTCCTACACCTTAGTTTTTGGCATTGTTGTAATGGCTCAAGTTTTCGCATGGTTGTGTAGCTAAAGTGTTGTATAGCGATAATGATATCACTGGTTTAAAAGGCAGGGTTTTAGATTTTGGGTGTTGTCATGGTAGCAGTTCAAGCAATTGCAGGAAAATAAAGCTCTGATGGAACTTTCAATTTGGCCAAAATATGGTTGTTGTGGCTGCAATTGCCACTGGTGGTCACAATTTAGAACCCTATTTAAAGGTTATGTTTAATCTCATGATCAAATggacttttaataaaataaaccgaGTTAACTTTCCTTGCCCTTTACCTTTTCATGTAAAAGTTGAAAAGTGATTAGGGTtctgtattaaattttatacaGAAAATAGAAAGTTGTGCACTTTATGAACATAGTGTTAAGATTGGACTTGGGTATTTCTTTATGTAGCTTGCTCCTTTACACCTGTTATGGAGGCTTAAAGTACAGTTAAAATATTTTGCAGAGAAAGCGAAGGAAATCAGAAGAACACAATCTGGGAAAGAAGGTCCATAACAGAAAGGTACATGAGATCTGGAAGTTGGTATATACATGCTTTGTTTCTTGTAATTTAGTGTGTTGAAACGTTTTGAAATTAATCTTAAGTAATTTCCCCCGATTCTGTACTGGATATTTTATGTATCATGAAAGTCTTggatttcaaatatattttttgtttagaaaaaattcaaacatatttgACCTCTAAATTTGAAGATGTatgaaaattcattttaaactcaacattgaaaaatgaaatttctaTTATGAATCCTCTCATTTCTGCCTACCTTTGCATCATCCCTAGTTTTATCCATGCATAAGATCCCCAATACTTACGTATTATACCAAGTTGCCTCATTTTATATGCAATTTGTTGATTAAAATTCACACACTTTTCCCTTTAAATATGTTGAGATTAGCCTAGATTGTAGCTACTGTGGAGATTAGATTAgctgttttattattttcttatgcaCCTTATCTGATTTGGTTAGACTAGAAAACTTGTTTTTAGTTATCTCAacttaactaaaaaattaacatttatctTGGGCGGTGCATATGCTAAAACTCTAGTCTGTACCATAGAATCAAAAGCTGGAAGTCAATCTCTCTTGATATAATAATTCCATCATATCATATTCAGTTCTCGAGTAAATTTTGGCATTCTCTTGGGTATTGTGGTAAAGTGGTATGTGGGCTAGCTTCTTTGACTAATCCATTGCCCCGATCCAGTCAAAGGCAAGTATTGGGACAAAGAAGGTAAATTGTTTCGGACTCTTGGTTAGGATTCAAACCTGTAGCCCATGTTTGTCCATCCTAAATTATCCCCTTggtattaaattttgtatttttttctacCTTTCATATGCAATCAAGGTCATGCTATCCACTGCTGAAGAAGCATTTAATAACATGCAGTAAGTCATCCTAACCTAAGcacttaaagaataaaaatattaaatatttttgggtACCCAAGATTTAAACATCTGaccatttaatttattattttctattatctATTACCAATGCACTCAGGGTAATCATTAGCAAATTCCCTGTTAATGTTGTTTCTGTCCAAACATACTGTAGTGTAAAATAAGTTGCTTTGAGTTCTCTCAACCTGCTTAACTATCTTGTCAAGGATGTTGATAACTCGaagtaaataacaaaatatgattACGTTGCATCCCATAAATGGGATTCCAGTTTTGATATATTGAATCAATAATGTCTTTAGGATCTAATGTTGATTGAAGAACCAGTATTCTAAAGTCCTGCTTCTTCAGGATAAGCCTGTGGAGTTAGCATCAAAGTCAAATTTACATTCGGCTCTGCCTCCAACCATGGCTACATATTCTCGCATGTCACACCATATGGACCAAAGTCAACGGATACAATATGATGGTtagtatataattttcttacaaaaatcatgtgaagtatcaattaatatttaagttgtTATCATTTTCTATTTCTTGTGTGTAACCatattattcatcatttttaaacatttttttcagctaaaactaaaatttagcTCTTGACAGTCAACCCAATAATCTATGTATGTAAACACATTTCATCCCTGAGTTAAAATACATTAactgtttttaatatttttagagtGAAATGGATCTTTTAAAaggattttattgttttttaattatcgAAAATAAGTTTTTGAAAACAGTTCAAACATGGTCTTAAACTCTAATATCTTACATTACTATCCTAATAACTAATCATGAATCCAGAAACTTTGATCACTAATACTTATTGCATCAATATCAAATACAATAGTTAGAGTCTGACGTGGTCTTAAGTTGTCCCCAAATTGTGGTGAAACCAGTTCAATCCCCTTTATCCCTGTTGGCAAGCCAGCTTTATCTATGCTAatctaaagaagaaaaaaattgtacatTTCTTTATTGGTGGCATATCTTTTTGGTAGGCTACTGTGTAACTCTGTTCAGTTAGTGTTCTGTTATATTTTGATGAAGTTGTGGTAGCTTTTAGTTTTGTCATTCTGTTATTCTGTTAGGTAAATGGAATTAAAAGATTTTTGTT
The Vigna angularis cultivar LongXiaoDou No.4 chromosome 5, ASM1680809v1, whole genome shotgun sequence genome window above contains:
- the LOC108340600 gene encoding uncharacterized protein LOC108340600 isoform X1 encodes the protein MAAESNAGFHSEDIDSVFNRRAISFQPGVAINRLSEMVPMGNYFGLSSSSGMIYSGNSTIINSNPVMSQAGNPSSSSLLLDSVPGLKHDTGLAVEWSVDEQYRLEEGLAKYADEPSIMRYIKIAALLPDKTVRDVALRCRWLTRKRRKSEEHNLGKKVHNRKDKPVELASKSNLHSALPPTMATYSRMSHHMDQSQRIQYDGICSPLKQLMEQNAQAFNQITANLSTYKLQDNIDLFCHTRHNINTILNDMRGMPGIMSHMPPLPVAINEDLASSILPNRT
- the LOC108340600 gene encoding uncharacterized protein LOC108340600 isoform X2, producing the protein MAAESNAGFHSEDIDSVFNRRAISFQPGVAINRLSEMVPMGNYFGLSSSSGMIYSGNSTIINSNPVMSQAGNPSSSSLLLDSVPGLKHDTGLAVEWSVDEQYRLEEGLAKYADEPSIMRYIKIAALLPDKTVRDVALRCRWLTRKRRKSEEHNLGKKVHNRKDKPVELASKSNLHSALPPTMATYSRMSHHMDQSQRIQYDGICSPLKQLMEQNAQAFNQITANLSTYKLQDNIDLFCHTRHNINTILNDSLNFVQYERDAWDYEPHATTACRHQRGSC